One region of Rhodocaloribacter litoris genomic DNA includes:
- a CDS encoding RNA-guided endonuclease InsQ/TnpB family protein: MPEVMRTYRYRAYPNAEQRQNLARTFGCARWVYNWGLERRTNAYHGEGKSLTYNSLAVELTQIKKREETRWLGEVSSVVLQQSLRNLERAFTNFFEGRSGYPSFKRKRGKQSATYASSAFRFDPEAMTLTLAKQKAPLKIRWSRKPEGEVVKVTVTLDPSGRYHVCLHCRCKVEPLPPADPGGKTGKSVGVDLGLNDVVVTSDGFRSGNPRHLRRAYRRLRRAQKALSRKQKGSNNWEKQRRKVAKLHARIADRRSDFIHKLTTDLVKNHDVIAVESLAVKNMLKNRHLARSISGASWGEIVRQLEYKCEWYGRTLIKVDRWFPSSKRCSACGHIREKMPLSVRRWTCEECSTEHDRDVNAAKNILAVGATVAACGDLSKTSAAIQLHGIGR, from the coding sequence ATGCCCGAGGTGATGCGAACATATCGCTACCGCGCCTACCCGAACGCCGAGCAGAGGCAGAACCTTGCTCGCACGTTCGGCTGTGCCCGCTGGGTGTACAACTGGGGGCTGGAGCGTAGAACCAACGCTTACCACGGCGAGGGCAAAAGCCTCACCTACAACAGCCTCGCCGTCGAACTCACGCAGATCAAGAAACGGGAGGAGACGCGGTGGCTCGGGGAGGTATCCAGCGTCGTACTTCAGCAATCGCTTCGCAACCTCGAACGTGCCTTCACGAACTTCTTCGAGGGTCGGAGCGGCTACCCCTCCTTCAAGCGCAAGCGTGGAAAGCAGAGTGCAACGTACGCCAGCAGCGCCTTCCGCTTTGATCCCGAAGCAATGACACTCACGCTGGCGAAGCAGAAGGCACCGCTCAAGATCCGGTGGAGCCGGAAGCCGGAGGGCGAGGTCGTCAAGGTGACGGTGACGCTCGACCCCTCGGGGCGCTACCACGTCTGCCTGCACTGCCGGTGCAAGGTAGAGCCGCTGCCGCCCGCCGATCCGGGCGGAAAGACAGGCAAGAGCGTCGGCGTCGATCTCGGGCTCAATGACGTGGTTGTGACCTCTGACGGTTTCCGCAGCGGCAACCCCAGGCACCTCCGCAGAGCGTATCGCCGTCTGCGTCGGGCGCAGAAAGCTCTCAGCCGGAAGCAGAAAGGAAGCAACAACTGGGAGAAGCAGCGCCGAAAAGTGGCGAAGCTCCACGCCCGCATTGCTGACCGGCGTAGCGACTTCATCCACAAGCTCACGACCGATCTTGTCAAGAACCACGACGTGATCGCTGTCGAGAGCCTTGCGGTGAAGAATATGCTGAAGAACCGCCATCTCGCCCGCTCCATCTCGGGGGCGAGTTGGGGCGAGATCGTCCGCCAACTCGAATACAAGTGCGAGTGGTACGGGCGTACGCTCATCAAGGTGGATCGATGGTTCCCCTCTTCGAAGCGGTGTAGCGCGTGCGGTCATATCCGCGAGAAGATGCCTCTCAGTGTGCGCCGCTGGACCTGCGAGGAATGCAGTACCGAACACGACCGCGACGTAAACGCGGCGAAGAACATTCTGGCGGTCGGAGCGACCGTGGCAGCCTGTGGAGATCTGAGTAAGACCAGCGCAGCTATTCAGTTGCATGGCATCGGTCGATGA
- a CDS encoding sensor histidine kinase: MHWFARLLKPLWSRIFPARAATQTWMILTFVLFIGIAMVAVALYMTFVMRGEIDVTMRQTLTRQATRLAGLIEQADSRAERIRVTRELARLSDLHLTLFEGDSLLLDVFEAQPLRDEALRSRPELAVFDDGQPRYGVRPGPDGRRIHYVAVRRPNSSLVVRVGQPEPLLFALIERMQVILFVAMGLALLLSIIGSWIAARQVTRPLIAIRNSARSISEGKFDEKIQVDSRAAEFQDLAKSLNRMSDSFREKIEELQRLTRLQNEFIGNVSHEVRNPIFAVGGYLEALASPNLTPEQRQFYAEKGLANLQRLNNLFNDLIEIARLEYREDLIKPGTFDLQDLLEEVAEILQPKAEEKGLRLEIENPPVMVYADRSRIRQVLTNLIDNAIAYSDEGVVRCRLRRRLDKVRVEVIDTGRGIGEEHLEHIFERFYRVDPDRSRKSGGTGLGLSIVKQILHAHGETIHVESTLGRGTRFWFDLPYAATAEPVRSAAS, translated from the coding sequence ATGCACTGGTTCGCTCGCCTGTTGAAACCCCTCTGGTCCCGGATCTTCCCGGCCCGTGCCGCCACGCAGACCTGGATGATCCTGACCTTTGTGCTGTTCATCGGCATTGCCATGGTGGCGGTGGCGCTCTACATGACGTTCGTCATGCGGGGCGAGATCGACGTGACGATGCGGCAGACGCTCACCCGGCAGGCCACCCGCCTCGCCGGCCTGATCGAGCAAGCCGACTCCCGGGCGGAACGCATCCGCGTCACGCGGGAGCTGGCCCGGCTCTCGGACCTGCACCTGACCCTCTTCGAAGGGGACTCCCTCCTGCTCGACGTCTTCGAAGCACAACCGCTGCGCGACGAGGCCCTCCGCTCCCGCCCCGAGCTGGCCGTCTTCGACGACGGGCAGCCACGCTATGGCGTGCGCCCCGGTCCCGACGGCCGCCGCATTCATTACGTGGCCGTCCGGCGCCCGAACTCGTCGCTGGTCGTGCGCGTCGGACAGCCGGAGCCCTTGCTCTTCGCCCTGATCGAGCGGATGCAGGTCATCCTCTTCGTCGCCATGGGGCTGGCCCTGCTGCTTTCCATCATCGGGAGCTGGATCGCCGCCCGCCAGGTGACCCGCCCGCTCATCGCCATCCGCAACAGCGCCCGCAGCATCAGCGAAGGCAAGTTCGACGAAAAGATCCAGGTGGACTCTCGCGCGGCCGAGTTTCAGGACCTGGCCAAGAGCCTGAACCGCATGTCCGACAGCTTCCGCGAAAAGATCGAGGAACTGCAACGCCTGACCCGCCTGCAGAACGAGTTCATCGGCAACGTCTCGCACGAGGTGCGCAACCCGATCTTCGCCGTCGGCGGGTACCTGGAGGCGCTGGCCTCGCCGAACCTGACGCCCGAGCAGCGGCAGTTCTACGCCGAGAAGGGCCTGGCCAACCTCCAGCGCCTGAACAACCTGTTCAACGACCTGATCGAGATCGCCCGCCTCGAATACCGGGAGGACCTGATCAAGCCGGGCACCTTCGACCTGCAGGACCTGCTCGAAGAGGTCGCCGAGATCCTGCAACCGAAAGCCGAGGAGAAAGGGCTGCGCCTCGAGATCGAAAACCCGCCGGTGATGGTCTATGCGGATCGGAGCCGCATCCGGCAGGTGCTCACCAATCTGATCGACAACGCCATCGCGTATTCGGACGAGGGGGTGGTACGCTGCCGTCTCCGCCGTCGCCTCGACAAGGTCCGCGTTGAGGTGATCGACACCGGGCGCGGCATCGGCGAGGAGCACCTCGAGCACATCTTCGAACGGTTCTACCGGGTGGATCCGGACCGCTCGCGCAAGAGCGGCGGCACCGGGCTGGGCCTGAGCATCGTCAAACAGATCCTGCACGCACACGGCGAGACCATCCACGTCGAGAGCACGCTCGGCCGCGGCACCCGCTTCTGGTTCGACCTTCCCTACGCCGCCACCGCCGAACCTGTCCGTTCCGCCGCAAGCTGA
- a CDS encoding alpha-ketoacid dehydrogenase subunit alpha/beta, with translation MAKGKRTTKKGNGQEALPAGKVAEAALEPNGIGTAAPASTYEGDFEIEPVTPHDFEAETLLTVYRRMLTSRLLDEKMLRLLKQGKGFFHIGCAGHEAAQAAIGLLSRPGYDWFSFYYRDLTMYLSLGGTPEEVLLAHLAKADDPNSGGRQMSEHYSNRERHILPISSSVGAQFLPAVGVGLSLLRQPDNDAYVYCSCGDGATSQGDFHEALNWSARAGAPVLFVVQDNKYAISVPVSEQTAGGTAYKLARGYEGLKRARVDGTDFFQTYAVARTALEHIRSGGGPVCLVTDVVRLLPHSSSDDHKKYRSTEELEADRKVDPIVRLEVQLREAGLLDADAITRIRKEVGRAIDAAAAWADKQPDPDPATATKHVYFEGSLDLAYEQTEPSGPPVVMVDAINHALHEEMARDERVIVYGEDVAGGKGGVFTATRGLTDRFGKHRCFNSPLAEASIIGTAIGFSAFGYKPVVEIQFGDYIWPGMQMLRNQVATFRYRSNGAWGCPMVIRVPVGGYIHGGLCHSQNIEAIFGHIPGFKIALPSTAADAKGLLKTAIRLQDPVLFLEHKALYRAAAARTPEPDADYLLPFGKARIVREGTDLTIVTYGMMVHKSVNVARQLEKEGVSVEIIDLRTILPLDSETLLHSVRKTNRVLVVYEDHEFAGFGAEICAQIADLAFTALDAPVRRVAGAFTPIPFADPLEKAVLPGDEDILSAARDVLAF, from the coding sequence ATGGCAAAAGGGAAACGCACGACAAAGAAGGGGAACGGACAGGAAGCGCTTCCGGCGGGCAAGGTCGCCGAAGCGGCCCTCGAGCCCAACGGCATCGGTACGGCCGCGCCGGCCTCCACCTACGAAGGCGACTTCGAGATCGAGCCGGTGACCCCGCACGACTTCGAGGCCGAGACCCTGTTGACGGTCTACCGCCGGATGCTCACCTCGCGCCTGCTCGACGAGAAGATGCTGCGCCTGCTCAAGCAGGGCAAAGGGTTCTTTCACATCGGCTGTGCCGGGCACGAGGCCGCCCAGGCCGCCATCGGGCTGCTCTCCCGCCCGGGCTACGACTGGTTCAGCTTCTACTACCGGGACCTGACGATGTACCTGAGCCTGGGCGGCACGCCCGAGGAGGTGCTGCTGGCCCACCTGGCCAAGGCCGACGACCCCAACAGCGGCGGGCGGCAGATGTCCGAGCACTACAGCAACCGTGAGCGGCACATCCTGCCCATCTCCTCGTCCGTCGGAGCCCAGTTCCTGCCGGCCGTCGGCGTGGGCCTGAGCCTGCTCCGCCAACCCGACAACGACGCCTACGTCTACTGTTCGTGCGGAGACGGCGCCACCTCCCAGGGCGACTTTCACGAAGCCCTCAACTGGTCGGCCCGTGCCGGGGCGCCGGTGCTCTTCGTCGTGCAGGACAACAAATACGCCATCTCCGTCCCCGTCTCCGAACAGACGGCCGGTGGCACCGCCTACAAGCTCGCCCGCGGCTATGAAGGGCTCAAACGCGCTCGCGTCGACGGCACAGACTTCTTCCAGACCTATGCCGTGGCCCGGACGGCGCTCGAGCACATCCGCAGCGGCGGCGGGCCGGTCTGCCTCGTCACCGACGTAGTGCGCCTGCTGCCCCACTCCTCCTCCGACGACCACAAAAAGTACCGCTCCACCGAAGAGCTCGAAGCCGATCGGAAGGTGGACCCCATCGTGCGCCTGGAGGTTCAGCTGCGCGAGGCCGGGCTGCTCGACGCCGACGCCATCACACGCATCCGCAAGGAGGTCGGCCGGGCCATCGACGCGGCCGCCGCCTGGGCCGACAAGCAGCCCGACCCGGACCCGGCCACCGCCACGAAACACGTCTACTTCGAGGGGTCCCTCGACCTGGCGTATGAGCAGACCGAGCCGTCGGGACCGCCGGTCGTGATGGTCGACGCCATCAACCATGCCCTGCACGAAGAGATGGCGCGCGACGAGCGCGTCATCGTCTACGGGGAGGACGTCGCCGGCGGCAAGGGCGGCGTCTTCACCGCCACACGAGGCCTGACGGACCGCTTCGGGAAGCATCGCTGCTTCAACTCACCGCTGGCCGAAGCCTCCATCATCGGCACCGCCATCGGCTTCAGCGCCTTCGGCTACAAACCCGTCGTCGAGATCCAGTTCGGCGACTACATCTGGCCGGGCATGCAGATGCTCCGCAACCAGGTAGCCACCTTCCGCTACCGCTCCAACGGTGCCTGGGGATGCCCGATGGTCATCCGGGTGCCGGTGGGCGGCTACATCCACGGCGGCCTCTGCCACTCCCAGAACATCGAGGCCATCTTCGGCCACATACCCGGCTTCAAGATCGCCCTGCCCTCGACGGCCGCCGATGCCAAGGGCCTGCTCAAAACGGCCATCCGCCTGCAGGATCCCGTCCTGTTCCTCGAACACAAGGCGCTCTACCGCGCCGCCGCCGCCCGCACACCCGAACCCGACGCCGACTACCTCCTGCCCTTCGGCAAGGCCCGGATCGTCCGCGAAGGCACCGACCTGACAATCGTCACCTACGGCATGATGGTGCACAAGTCGGTCAACGTGGCCCGGCAACTGGAGAAGGAAGGCGTATCCGTTGAGATCATCGACCTGCGTACGATCCTCCCGCTCGACAGCGAAACCCTCCTGCACTCGGTCCGCAAGACCAATCGGGTGCTCGTCGTCTACGAGGATCACGAATTCGCCGGCTTCGGCGCCGAGATCTGCGCCCAGATCGCCGACCTCGCCTTTACGGCCCTCGACGCCCCGGTGCGCCGGGTGGCGGGCGCCTTCACCCCGATCCCGTTCGCCGATCCCCTGGAAAAAGCCGTCTTGCCCGGCGACGAGGACATCCTGTCGGCCGCCCGCGACGTGCTCGCTTTCTGA
- a CDS encoding response regulator: protein MASTYDPADINILVVDDEEDVAEIVSHFLKQEGFTVHKAHDGEEALSKANPDIDLIVLDIMLPGLDGYEVCRRLRSRVETETIPIIFLSAKTEEEDQVRGLMAGGDAYLTKPVSPQVIVAHVKAVLRRAGIEESRTLQVQNLTIYEDEYRASLEGKDLGLTLTEFELLRYLVRHPRKAFTRQQLLETIWKDAMMVTERTVDAHIKNLREKLGDFARHIQTVRGVGYRFVEEDSAQE from the coding sequence ATGGCCAGCACCTACGACCCTGCCGACATCAACATCCTCGTCGTCGACGATGAGGAAGACGTTGCCGAGATCGTCAGCCACTTTTTGAAGCAGGAGGGCTTCACGGTTCACAAGGCACATGACGGCGAAGAAGCGCTGAGCAAGGCCAACCCCGACATCGACCTGATCGTGCTCGACATCATGTTGCCGGGCCTCGACGGGTACGAGGTGTGCCGTCGCCTGCGCTCCCGCGTCGAGACGGAGACCATTCCGATCATCTTCCTCAGTGCCAAGACGGAAGAGGAGGACCAGGTCCGGGGGCTGATGGCGGGTGGAGACGCCTACCTGACGAAGCCGGTCTCCCCGCAGGTGATCGTGGCACACGTCAAGGCGGTGCTTCGGCGGGCCGGCATCGAGGAGAGCCGCACGCTTCAGGTCCAGAACCTGACGATCTATGAAGACGAGTACCGGGCCTCGCTCGAAGGCAAGGACCTGGGCCTGACGTTGACCGAGTTCGAGTTGCTGCGCTACCTCGTCCGGCATCCGCGCAAGGCGTTCACGCGCCAGCAGTTGCTCGAGACCATCTGGAAGGATGCCATGATGGTCACCGAGCGCACCGTGGACGCCCACATCAAGAACCTCCGGGAAAAGCTGGGCGATTTTGCCCGGCACATCCAGACCGTGCGCGGCGTCGGCTACCGCTTCGTCGAGGAGGATTCGGCGCAGGAATAG